Sequence from the Chromatiales bacterium genome:
CGTTCTGTTTGCCACGCTCAAACAGCGCCTCGGCGGTGCGCCGTGGTGGCAGTGGCCGGAGCCACTGCGTGAACGCGAGCCGGGCGCGCTGGCACAGGCGCGCGAATCGCTCGCCGTGCAGATACAACAACTGAAATCCGAACAGGCGGAGTTCTTCGGGCACTTTGCGCGCTTGCGCGCACTCGCGCATGCTTCGAGCGTGTCCCTGTTTGGCGATCTGCCGCTGTTCGTCGCCGATGACAGCGCCGATGTCTGGGCCCATCCGCAGTGGTTCAAGCTGCATCGTGACGGGCCTGAACGTGGACGTCCGCGCGTGGTGGCGGGGGTGCCGCCGGATTATTTTTCCGCGACCGGGCAGCGCTGGGGCAATCCGATCTACGACTGGGACGCGCTCGCGCGCGATGGCTTCCGCTGGTGGCTGGATCGCGTGGCCGTGCAGCTTGCGCAGTTCGACCTGATCCGGATCGATCATTTTCGCGGGCTCGCGGCGAGCTGGGAGATTCCCGCTGCCGATCCGGTGGCGACCGGCGGGACCTGGGTCGAGGTGCCGGGGGCGGCGCTGCTCGACGCAGTCAACGCCAGCCTTGGCGAGGTGCCGTTCGTGGCCGAGGACCTCGGCATCATCACGCCCGATGTCGAGCGCCTGCGTGAACGCCACCAGTTGCCGGGTATGAAGATCCTGCAATTCGCCTTCGACAGTGACGATCTGAATCCGTATCTGCCGGCGAACCACGTCGAAAACTGCGTCGTCTACACCGGCACGCATGACAACGACACGACGGTCGGCTGGTATTCAAAGCTGGCAGCCGGTCAGCGCGAACGGGTACGCAGCGTGCTTGGCATGGCGGATGATTCCGAGATGCCCTGGGCGATGATCGACGCCGCGCTGGCCTCGCCGGCACGCCTTGCAGTGATTCCGATGCAGGATCTGCTCGGCCTCGGCACCGAGGCCCGTTTCAACACACCGGGCACGACCACGGGCAACTGGGAGTGGCGCTTCGACTGGAGCCAGATCGACGGCCGACTGACCAGCAGGCTGCGCGACCGGCTACGCGATCACGGCCGCGCATGACGCTTGCGCTGGGCATCGATCTGGGGGGCACGACGCTGCGTGGCGGGGTCGTGGACGGTCTAGAAGTCATCGAGGAGGTTCGCGCGACGCCGCGTCTCGGCGCCGCCTGCGCCGAGCTTGATTCCACGTCGGCAAAACAGCTGGTGGCCGACGCGCTCGCCGGATTCGCCCGTGACGTTCTGGCGCGCCATCCGGGCATCCACGCGATCGGAGTGGGCGCGCCCGGTTATGTCAGTGCCGACGGCCGTGTGCTGCGTGGTGCGCCGAATTTGCCCGGTGTGACCGACGCGGAACTCGCCGACGCCCTGTCGGCGGCAACCAGCCGCCCGGTTCGGCTCGAGAACGATGCACTCGCCGCTGCGTGGGGCGAATACCTGCTCGACGCGCAGAGCCCGGACCTGATCTACCTCGGGCTGGGCACGGGAATCGGCGGCGGGTTGGTGCTCGGCGGACGCCCCTGGCGTGGAACCACGGGCATGGCCATGGAGTTCGGCCACATCATCGTCGAGCCTGGCGGGCGCTCGTGTGGCTGTGGCAATCGCGGCTGCGTGGAGCGATATGCGTCGGCGAGCGGTCTGCGCATCAGCTATGCGTTGTCCGGCGGTGGCGATCTGGACGCAAGTGAGATCGCCGCGCGCGCCCGCGCCGGAGAATCCATGGCGCTACAGGCCTTTGCGGTCGCGGCCGGCATGCTCGCGAGCGCGTGCGCGCACCTCGTCAAGATCACCGATGTACGCAACCTGGTGATCGGCGGCGGACTGAGCGCCGCCTGGGACCAGTTCGAGCCGAACTTTCCGTGTGCGCTGGATGCACAGTTGCTCGCGGGGCAGCGCGGATCGATCCGTGTGCGACCGTCCACCGCAGACGACCGTGCCGGCATCCTCGGCGCCGCACGTCTGGCGCTGGATACAATGTCCTAGACCCCGCGCTCATCTTTCC
This genomic interval carries:
- the malQ gene encoding 4-alpha-glucanotransferase → MNGIGTQRRAGVLLHPTALPSGRLDGDATRFIDWLGECGFGVWQMLPLGPPVVGLSPYSSASAFAGHAGLVPAESAAQASHSDIPVADVWLDDYVLFATLKQRLGGAPWWQWPEPLREREPGALAQARESLAVQIQQLKSEQAEFFGHFARLRALAHASSVSLFGDLPLFVADDSADVWAHPQWFKLHRDGPERGRPRVVAGVPPDYFSATGQRWGNPIYDWDALARDGFRWWLDRVAVQLAQFDLIRIDHFRGLAASWEIPAADPVATGGTWVEVPGAALLDAVNASLGEVPFVAEDLGIITPDVERLRERHQLPGMKILQFAFDSDDLNPYLPANHVENCVVYTGTHDNDTTVGWYSKLAAGQRERVRSVLGMADDSEMPWAMIDAALASPARLAVIPMQDLLGLGTEARFNTPGTTTGNWEWRFDWSQIDGRLTSRLRDRLRDHGRA
- a CDS encoding ROK family protein, which gives rise to MTLALGIDLGGTTLRGGVVDGLEVIEEVRATPRLGAACAELDSTSAKQLVADALAGFARDVLARHPGIHAIGVGAPGYVSADGRVLRGAPNLPGVTDAELADALSAATSRPVRLENDALAAAWGEYLLDAQSPDLIYLGLGTGIGGGLVLGGRPWRGTTGMAMEFGHIIVEPGGRSCGCGNRGCVERYASASGLRISYALSGGGDLDASEIAARARAGESMALQAFAVAAGMLASACAHLVKITDVRNLVIGGGLSAAWDQFEPNFPCALDAQLLAGQRGSIRVRPSTADDRAGILGAARLALDTMS